Proteins from one Bradyrhizobium roseum genomic window:
- a CDS encoding flotillin family protein has product MWELAVPVAIAVISILVIGLLLAKLYRRSTRDEAYVRTGLGGQKVVLDGGSLVLPVFHSTAAVNLKTLRLEVTRGGPDSLITKDRMRVDIGAEFYVRVKPDASSIALAAQTLGSRTNNAGELRELIEAKFVDGLRSVAATMNLEELQEQRATFVKSVQEAVGADIQNNGLELESVSLTRLDQSDIKHFNPSNFFDAHGLTTLTKITREREQERNQIVRTTEVNIAQQDLVARQTTLTIEATKREAELAQQRDIANKTAAMRAQTAQVEQTALQNEAEYRIQQELAVANKQTEANQARDTRKIEADLAVKRRNTEMERDLQIVAQESAIAVATKSKEQSEAQTVAETARALAIAAEEKVTTAKAVEIAERDKIINVIAARKAAETEAMPITVMAEAENQAATNKAEAITMLAKADADAAITRATGVKSLGQAEAEVAALKAEARNKLSQEMVDYDLTLARINIIPNALAEAVKPIEKISDIRIFDTGGMLGRGGGNGAMNGHGNGIGLGDGLAAQLLSVSAFKPIIDKILAEGGFAAGPDALTTLTNALAAQQLAGPAESPEVDDAVTPPATISGTGKATLGPKT; this is encoded by the coding sequence ATGTGGGAACTCGCCGTACCCGTCGCTATTGCTGTCATTTCCATTCTCGTTATCGGTCTCCTGCTCGCCAAACTCTATCGCCGTTCGACACGTGACGAAGCCTATGTCCGCACCGGCCTCGGCGGCCAGAAGGTCGTGCTCGACGGCGGCTCACTGGTGCTTCCAGTTTTTCATTCGACCGCTGCGGTCAATTTGAAGACCCTGCGGCTCGAGGTCACCCGCGGCGGCCCGGATTCGCTGATCACCAAGGATCGCATGCGCGTCGACATCGGCGCCGAATTCTACGTGCGCGTCAAACCCGATGCCTCGTCGATCGCGCTCGCGGCGCAGACGCTGGGCAGCCGCACCAATAACGCCGGCGAACTGCGCGAACTGATCGAGGCCAAGTTCGTCGACGGCCTGCGTTCGGTGGCGGCCACCATGAACCTCGAGGAGCTGCAAGAGCAGCGCGCGACCTTCGTCAAATCGGTGCAGGAAGCGGTCGGCGCCGACATCCAGAATAACGGCCTCGAACTGGAGTCGGTGTCGCTGACCCGGCTCGACCAGAGCGACATCAAGCATTTCAATCCCAGCAACTTCTTCGACGCCCACGGCCTGACGACGCTGACCAAGATCACCCGGGAGCGCGAGCAGGAACGCAACCAGATCGTCCGCACCACCGAGGTCAACATCGCCCAGCAGGACCTCGTCGCCCGCCAGACCACGCTGACGATCGAAGCCACCAAGCGCGAGGCGGAGCTGGCGCAGCAGCGCGACATCGCCAACAAGACCGCCGCGATGCGCGCGCAGACCGCGCAGGTCGAGCAGACCGCGCTGCAGAACGAGGCCGAATACCGCATCCAGCAGGAACTGGCGGTTGCCAACAAGCAGACCGAAGCCAACCAGGCCCGCGACACCCGCAAGATCGAGGCCGACCTCGCCGTGAAGCGCCGCAACACCGAAATGGAGCGCGACCTGCAGATCGTCGCCCAGGAAAGCGCGATCGCGGTCGCCACCAAGAGCAAGGAGCAATCGGAAGCCCAGACCGTCGCCGAGACCGCGCGGGCGCTGGCGATCGCGGCCGAGGAAAAGGTCACCACCGCCAAGGCGGTCGAAATCGCCGAACGCGACAAGATCATCAACGTGATCGCAGCCCGCAAGGCCGCCGAGACCGAGGCGATGCCAATCACCGTGATGGCGGAAGCCGAAAACCAGGCCGCGACCAACAAGGCCGAAGCCATCACCATGCTGGCCAAGGCCGACGCCGATGCGGCGATCACCCGCGCCACCGGCGTCAAATCGCTCGGCCAGGCCGAGGCCGAAGTGGCGGCGCTGAAGGCGGAAGCGCGCAACAAGCTGTCGCAGGAGATGGTTGACTACGACCTCACGCTGGCGCGCATCAACATCATCCCGAACGCGCTCGCCGAGGCGGTCAAGCCGATCGAGAAGATTTCCGACATCCGGATCTTCGATACCGGCGGCATGCTCGGCCGCGGCGGCGGCAACGGCGCCATGAACGGCCATGGCAACGGCATCGGCCTCGGCGACGGTCTCGCCGCGCAGCTGCTGTCGGTCTCGGCGTTCAAGCCGATCATCGACAAGATTTTGGCCGAAGGCGGCTTTGCCGCCGGCCCCGACGCGCTGACCACCCTGACCAATGCGCTGGCCGCACAGCAATTGGCCGGTCCCGCCGAATCGCCCGAGGTGGACGATGCGGTGACGCCGCCGGCGACGATCTCGGGAACGGGCAAGGCGACGCTCGGACCGAAGACCTGA
- a CDS encoding OB-fold-containig protein, producing MSAMTDMLLAPDVRPFAISAAIMIVLGGVELLTTLVGFSLSQVMGKDFAAEMNADSGLNGLFLWINAGRLPLFILLILALGIFAIAGFFLQGLAHGVGISIPPLIASLVAAAASLPAIRVTSRGIARIIPRDETYVVDNDDFVGHVAEVSVGPLDQGLPGRVRLKDVFGNWHSLVARAGPESTPLPVGASVLLVDRDAKSFIAISAPADLIAQQHSDRA from the coding sequence ATGAGTGCCATGACCGACATGCTGCTGGCGCCCGACGTACGCCCGTTCGCGATATCGGCTGCAATCATGATCGTTCTCGGCGGCGTCGAACTGCTGACCACGCTGGTCGGCTTTTCGCTCAGCCAGGTCATGGGCAAAGATTTCGCAGCAGAGATGAATGCCGATTCCGGACTGAACGGCCTGTTCCTGTGGATCAATGCCGGCCGGCTTCCGCTCTTCATCCTGCTCATCCTCGCGCTCGGCATATTCGCGATCGCCGGGTTCTTTCTGCAGGGCCTTGCCCATGGCGTCGGGATTTCAATTCCTCCGCTGATCGCCTCGCTCGTGGCGGCGGCTGCCAGCCTGCCCGCGATCCGCGTCACCAGCCGCGGTATCGCGCGGATCATTCCGCGCGACGAGACCTATGTGGTCGATAATGACGACTTCGTCGGCCACGTCGCCGAAGTCTCCGTCGGCCCACTCGACCAGGGGCTGCCCGGCCGCGTCCGTCTCAAGGATGTCTTCGGCAACTGGCATTCTCTCGTCGCACGCGCCGGTCCCGAATCCACGCCGCTTCCGGTCGGCGCCAGCGTGCTGCTGGTCGACCGTGACGCCAAAAGCTTCATCGCGATTTCCGCACCCGCCGACCTCATTGCGCAACAACATTCAGACAGGGCTTAA
- a CDS encoding PspA/IM30 family protein encodes MVKLPTVMPTAALRYALVPDEAAIAAFEATFAAYDRMMEILAEVAPVGANLVALHAQAYDRIRTETGLPARLVTLGLRDRASYAAGAALRRIPLDDKLFAIKGPTSLTISTVRGRILVPFEVPGYLPGWESPFPAHLVADSRGYEIHFAVKSKSSPPEEQTMVHEGILARMGRLLAAIASETIDNAENSNKVALVKQAIREIDAGADEARHALGKSRAEEFRLKRRREELDAEVAALTDKIRLAVAENREDLARAGVARQIDLESQGTALERAMDFIELEIDEQTKALQAMLGARREAEARLADLQASLEKHSPQETGRAAGATKTVSPDRAMAAIARVTGVPASGAPGDKELDELDRLHREKEIAARLERIKSQQ; translated from the coding sequence ATGGTCAAGCTGCCCACTGTGATGCCGACGGCGGCCCTGCGGTACGCTCTCGTCCCGGACGAGGCCGCCATTGCGGCCTTCGAGGCGACGTTTGCCGCCTACGACCGGATGATGGAGATCCTCGCCGAGGTCGCCCCTGTCGGCGCCAACCTCGTCGCGCTTCACGCCCAGGCCTACGACCGGATCCGCACCGAGACCGGCCTGCCGGCCCGCCTCGTAACGCTCGGCCTGCGCGACCGCGCCAGTTACGCCGCCGGCGCGGCGTTGCGCCGGATTCCCCTCGACGACAAACTGTTTGCGATCAAGGGGCCCACGTCACTGACAATCAGCACCGTTCGCGGACGCATCCTGGTGCCGTTCGAAGTCCCGGGCTACTTGCCCGGCTGGGAAAGTCCCTTCCCGGCTCACCTAGTCGCGGACAGCCGCGGCTACGAAATCCATTTCGCCGTCAAATCCAAATCATCACCACCGGAGGAGCAGACCATGGTTCACGAAGGTATTCTTGCGCGTATGGGCAGACTTCTGGCCGCGATCGCCAGCGAGACGATCGATAATGCCGAGAACAGCAACAAGGTCGCGCTGGTCAAGCAGGCGATCCGCGAGATCGACGCCGGCGCCGACGAGGCGCGCCACGCACTCGGCAAGTCGCGCGCCGAGGAATTCCGCCTGAAGCGCCGGCGCGAAGAACTGGATGCCGAGGTTGCAGCGCTGACGGACAAGATTCGACTTGCAGTTGCAGAGAATCGCGAAGACCTCGCGCGCGCCGGCGTCGCACGGCAAATTGATCTGGAATCGCAGGGTACCGCGCTGGAACGCGCGATGGACTTCATCGAACTCGAAATCGATGAGCAGACCAAGGCGTTACAGGCAATGCTTGGCGCGCGGCGTGAAGCGGAAGCCCGCCTCGCCGATCTCCAGGCAAGCCTCGAAAAACATTCGCCGCAGGAAACCGGTCGCGCGGCTGGCGCGACTAAAACAGTGAGTCCCGATCGGGCCATGGCGGCGATCGCACGCGTCACCGGCGTGCCGGCGTCCGGCGCGCCCGGCGACAAGGAGCTCGACGAGCTCGACCGGTTGCACCGCGAAAAGGAAATCGCGGCCCGCCTTGAAAGGATCAAATCGCAGCAATGA
- a CDS encoding Nramp family divalent metal transporter — translation MNVRTPDLGSEIPASRPTSTETTAAGWRADAAAGTQQSLPEVNSTIAVPLGGHWSRRLLAFLGPGYLVSVGYMDPGNWATDLAGGSKFGYTLLSVILLSNLMAILLQALAARLGIVTDRDLAQACRASFSRPVNLMLWLACEAAIIACDLAEVIGTAIALKLLFGIPLIGGALITALDAFLLLLLMNKGFRFLEAFVISLLIVIAVCFAIQITAAAPPVAAILKGFMPSTEIVTNPEMLYIAIGIIGATVMPHNLYLHSSIVQTRAYERNDEGRRDAIKWATTDSTIALMLALFINAAILIVAAATFHASGRTEVAEIGQAYELLSPLLGLGIASTLFAVALLASGLNSTVTATLAGQIVMEGFLHLRLPNWARRLLTRGIAIVPVVIITALYGERGTSQLLVFSQVILSMQLPFAVIPLVRFVSDRRKMGQFVIPRGVAVVAWIVAGVIVALNVKLLFETFFG, via the coding sequence ATGAATGTGCGAACGCCCGATTTGGGCTCCGAAATTCCGGCCAGCCGTCCGACTTCGACCGAGACGACCGCCGCCGGCTGGCGCGCTGACGCTGCCGCCGGCACCCAGCAGAGTCTGCCTGAGGTCAACTCGACGATCGCGGTGCCGCTTGGTGGACATTGGTCGCGCCGGCTGCTGGCCTTTCTCGGCCCCGGCTACCTCGTCTCCGTCGGGTACATGGACCCCGGCAACTGGGCCACCGACCTCGCCGGCGGTTCGAAGTTCGGTTACACGCTGCTGTCGGTGATCCTGCTGTCGAACCTGATGGCGATCCTGTTGCAGGCCTTGGCCGCGCGGCTTGGCATCGTCACCGACCGCGACCTCGCGCAGGCCTGCCGCGCCAGCTTTTCCCGTCCCGTCAACCTCATGCTCTGGCTGGCCTGCGAGGCCGCCATCATCGCCTGCGACTTGGCCGAAGTGATCGGCACGGCCATCGCGCTGAAATTGCTGTTCGGCATTCCGCTGATCGGCGGCGCGCTGATTACCGCGCTCGACGCCTTCCTGCTGCTGCTGTTGATGAACAAGGGCTTTCGCTTCCTCGAAGCCTTCGTCATCTCGCTGTTGATCGTGATCGCGGTCTGCTTTGCGATCCAGATCACGGCAGCAGCACCGCCGGTGGCGGCGATTCTCAAAGGCTTCATGCCGTCGACCGAGATCGTCACCAACCCCGAGATGCTCTACATCGCCATCGGCATCATCGGCGCCACCGTGATGCCGCATAACCTCTACCTGCACTCCTCGATCGTGCAGACCCGCGCCTATGAGCGTAACGACGAGGGCCGCCGCGATGCCATCAAATGGGCGACGACGGATTCGACGATCGCGCTGATGCTGGCGCTGTTCATCAATGCCGCGATCCTGATCGTCGCGGCCGCCACCTTCCATGCGAGCGGCCGCACCGAAGTCGCCGAGATCGGACAGGCGTACGAACTGCTGTCGCCGCTGCTCGGGCTGGGCATCGCCTCGACCTTGTTCGCGGTGGCGCTGCTCGCCTCCGGCCTGAACTCCACGGTAACCGCGACGCTCGCCGGCCAGATCGTGATGGAGGGCTTTCTGCATCTGCGGCTGCCAAACTGGGCGCGACGGCTCTTGACCCGCGGCATCGCCATCGTGCCGGTCGTGATCATCACCGCACTTTATGGCGAGCGCGGCACCAGCCAGTTGCTGGTGTTCAGCCAGGTGATATTGTCAATGCAACTGCCATTCGCGGTGATCCCGCTGGTGCGCTTCGTGTCCGACCGCCGCAAGATGGGCCAGTTCGTCATCCCGCGCGGCGTGGCCGTGGTGGCGTGGATCGTTGCCGGCGTGATCGTGGCGCTGAACGTGAAACTGCTGTTCGAGACGTTCTTCGGATAA
- a CDS encoding arginyltransferase, with amino-acid sequence MTQHSRDTPQFYLTAPSPCPYLPGRHERKVFTHLVGEKAGDLNDLLTHGGFRRSQSIAYRPACDQCRACVSVRVVANEFRPSRNFKKVLARNADIVGEQRSAVPTSEQYSVFRAYLDKRHRHGGMADMTVLDYAMMVEDSHVETRIIEYRKRGIDTGITGRGEELIAVALTDVLSDGLSMVYSFFDPSQQSRSLGTFMILDHITRARRLGLPYVYLGYWIEGSKKMDYKGRFLPQQRLAPSGWLRIDASGETLAEPQD; translated from the coding sequence GTGACCCAGCATTCGCGTGACACCCCGCAATTCTATCTGACGGCGCCCTCGCCCTGCCCCTATCTCCCGGGCCGGCACGAGCGCAAGGTGTTCACGCATCTGGTCGGCGAAAAGGCCGGCGACCTCAACGACCTCCTGACCCATGGCGGCTTCCGCCGCAGCCAGTCGATCGCCTATCGCCCGGCCTGCGACCAGTGCCGGGCCTGCGTCTCCGTGCGCGTGGTCGCGAACGAATTCCGTCCCTCGCGCAACTTCAAGAAGGTTCTGGCGCGCAATGCCGATATCGTCGGCGAGCAGCGCAGCGCAGTGCCTACATCCGAGCAGTATTCGGTGTTCCGCGCCTATCTCGACAAGCGGCACCGCCACGGCGGCATGGCCGACATGACGGTGCTCGACTACGCCATGATGGTGGAGGACAGCCACGTCGAAACCCGCATCATTGAATACCGCAAACGCGGCATCGATACCGGCATCACCGGGCGCGGCGAGGAACTGATCGCGGTGGCGCTGACCGACGTGCTCAGCGACGGGCTGTCGATGGTCTATTCGTTCTTCGATCCGTCGCAGCAGAGCCGCTCGCTCGGCACCTTCATGATCCTCGATCACATCACCCGCGCGCGGCGGCTGGGACTGCCTTACGTCTATCTCGGCTACTGGATCGAGGGCTCCAAGAAGATGGACTACAAGGGCCGCTTCCTGCCGCAGCAACGGCTGGCGCCGTCAGGCTGGCTGCGGATCGATGCATCGGGCGAAACGCTGGCCGAGCCGCAGGATTGA
- a CDS encoding RDD family protein, with protein sequence MSYSSSGESGGANAGGAWRNDGGVPPHAFDPDLQPELFRGVLTRRVFAFLIDLVVLTVPVILGYIFIAVFGVITLGLGWMLFWLAWPATIVWAIVYYGASIGGPHSATMGMRAMDLEVRTWYGAPGYFVLGACHAVLYWVSMTFLTPLVLLVGLFNGRRRLLHDIILGTVIINSSVRTQVAPAGRGSY encoded by the coding sequence ATGTCTTATAGCAGCTCTGGCGAAAGCGGCGGCGCAAACGCTGGCGGCGCCTGGCGGAACGACGGCGGGGTGCCGCCGCATGCGTTCGATCCCGACCTGCAGCCGGAACTGTTTCGCGGCGTGCTGACGCGGCGGGTATTTGCGTTCCTGATCGACCTCGTCGTGCTGACGGTGCCGGTCATCCTCGGCTACATCTTCATTGCCGTGTTCGGGGTGATCACGCTCGGGCTAGGCTGGATGCTGTTCTGGCTGGCCTGGCCGGCCACCATCGTGTGGGCGATCGTCTATTACGGCGCTTCGATCGGCGGGCCTCACTCGGCCACCATGGGCATGCGCGCGATGGATCTGGAGGTGCGCACCTGGTACGGCGCCCCGGGCTACTTCGTGCTCGGCGCCTGCCACGCCGTGCTGTACTGGGTTTCGATGACGTTCCTGACCCCGCTTGTGCTCCTGGTCGGGTTGTTCAACGGCCGGCGCCGGCTGCTGCACGACATCATCCTGGGAACCGTGATCATCAACAGCTCGGTTCGTACCCAGGTAGCGCCTGCGGGTCGCGGCAGCTACTAG
- the hemB gene encoding porphobilinogen synthase has protein sequence MAIKFGRPIEMRDTPRRQTTLASTSLDLAIRPRRNRKSEWARRLVRENVLTTNDLIWPIFVVDGNNTRTPVASMPGVDRLTVDQAVRDAERAMKLDIPCIALFPYTEASLRDETGSEALNPNNLVCQSVRAIKKEFPEIGVLCDVALDPFTSHGHDGLIEDGKILNDETVAVLVRQALTQAEAGCDVIAPSDMMDGRVGAIREALDEAGFLDVQIMAYAAKYASAFYGPFRDAIGSAKTLTGDKRTYQMDSANSDEALREVELDIAEGADMVMVKPGMPYLDVVRRVKDTFSMPTFVYQVSGEYAMIAAAANNGWIDGDRAMMESLLGFKRAGADGILTYFAPKAAEKLKAGG, from the coding sequence ATGGCGATCAAATTCGGGCGTCCGATCGAAATGCGCGACACACCGCGGCGGCAGACCACCCTCGCCTCTACCTCGCTGGACCTGGCGATCCGCCCCCGGCGCAATCGCAAGTCGGAATGGGCGCGGCGGCTGGTGCGGGAAAACGTGCTGACCACCAACGACCTGATCTGGCCGATCTTCGTGGTCGACGGCAACAACACGCGCACGCCGGTCGCCTCGATGCCCGGCGTCGACCGCCTCACCGTCGATCAGGCGGTGCGCGACGCCGAGCGGGCGATGAAGCTCGATATCCCCTGCATCGCGCTGTTCCCCTATACCGAGGCGTCCCTGCGCGACGAAACCGGTTCCGAGGCGCTCAACCCGAACAACCTGGTCTGCCAGTCGGTGCGTGCGATCAAGAAGGAATTTCCTGAGATCGGCGTGCTCTGCGACGTGGCGCTCGATCCCTTCACCAGCCATGGCCATGACGGGCTGATCGAGGACGGCAAGATCCTCAACGACGAGACGGTGGCGGTGCTGGTGCGGCAGGCGCTGACCCAGGCCGAAGCCGGCTGCGACGTGATCGCGCCGTCGGACATGATGGACGGCCGCGTCGGCGCGATCCGCGAAGCGCTGGACGAGGCAGGTTTTCTCGACGTGCAGATCATGGCCTATGCGGCGAAATATGCTAGCGCCTTCTACGGCCCGTTCCGCGACGCCATCGGCTCGGCGAAGACGCTGACCGGCGACAAGCGCACCTACCAGATGGACAGCGCCAATTCCGACGAGGCGCTGCGCGAAGTCGAACTCGACATCGCCGAGGGCGCGGACATGGTGATGGTGAAGCCCGGCATGCCCTATCTCGACGTGGTGCGGCGCGTCAAAGACACGTTCTCCATGCCGACCTTCGTCTATCAGGTGTCCGGCGAATACGCGATGATCGCCGCCGCCGCCAACAATGGCTGGATCGACGGCGACCGCGCCATGATGGAAAGCCTGCTTGGCTTCAAGCGCGCCGGCGCCGACGGGATTTTGACATATTTCGCACCGAAGGCGGCGGAGAAGTTGAAGGCGGGGGGCTAG
- a CDS encoding DUF6163 family protein, with the protein MSDASRDQGRDNAMSMAAMSSERIEPDENVWTRRLVMFLRVMAMISIVKGLFHWAQVTGFIGGEEEAFENQSMAWQTATVYFAVIELVGAVGLWLATPWGAVVWLTTVVSMAVIELMFPGIYGGSLTVVGFEALMLAAYLALAWMAARERPP; encoded by the coding sequence ATGTCCGACGCCTCGCGGGATCAGGGGCGCGACAATGCGATGTCGATGGCGGCGATGTCGTCGGAGCGGATCGAGCCCGACGAAAATGTGTGGACGCGCCGCCTGGTCATGTTCCTGCGCGTCATGGCGATGATCTCGATCGTGAAGGGCCTGTTCCATTGGGCGCAGGTGACAGGGTTCATCGGCGGCGAGGAAGAGGCGTTCGAGAACCAGTCGATGGCCTGGCAGACCGCCACCGTCTATTTCGCCGTGATCGAACTCGTCGGTGCGGTTGGTCTGTGGCTTGCGACGCCCTGGGGCGCCGTGGTTTGGCTCACCACGGTCGTCTCGATGGCGGTGATCGAATTGATGTTTCCCGGCATCTATGGCGGCAGCCTCACGGTGGTGGGATTCGAGGCCTTGATGCTGGCGGCCTATCTGGCGCTCGCCTGGATGGCCGCGCGCGAACGGCCGCCGTAG